In a genomic window of Aggregatimonas sangjinii:
- a CDS encoding aldo/keto reductase, with protein MKYSTLPHTDIKVSKICLGTMTWGNQNTEAEGHEQMDYALEHGVNFFDTAELYPVPVAPKYYADTERIIGNWFEKTGNREKVILASKIAGKREDTKFVRQPGFSRESIISAVEGSLERLKTDYIDLYQLHWPDRKTNFFGKRGYPYDLTDFWEDNFHQILETLRDLIREGKIRHVGLSNETPWGIMRCLEESKVHVTLPRMITVQNPYSLLNRLFEVGNSEVAHREKIGLLAYSPLGFGMLSGKYLGDRKPEHSRLALFPEFNRYSGANAVRATEKYYELAQQNDLSLTQMALAYVNSRPFLTSNIIGASTLKQLAENIGSIDVSLSDEVLAGIEAIHEEIPNPSP; from the coding sequence ATGAAGTACAGTACCCTTCCCCACACCGATATCAAAGTCAGTAAAATCTGTCTGGGTACCATGACCTGGGGCAACCAGAATACCGAAGCCGAGGGACACGAACAGATGGATTACGCCCTTGAGCACGGCGTCAATTTTTTCGATACTGCGGAATTGTATCCCGTTCCGGTAGCACCAAAATACTATGCCGATACCGAGAGAATCATTGGGAATTGGTTTGAAAAAACAGGAAATCGAGAGAAGGTAATCCTAGCTTCCAAAATTGCGGGAAAGCGAGAGGACACCAAGTTCGTGAGACAGCCAGGATTTTCAAGAGAATCGATTATATCGGCGGTAGAGGGGAGTTTGGAGCGTTTAAAAACGGACTATATCGATTTGTATCAGCTGCACTGGCCGGACCGAAAGACGAATTTTTTCGGAAAGCGCGGCTATCCGTACGACCTTACCGATTTTTGGGAGGACAACTTTCATCAAATATTAGAGACCTTACGCGATTTGATACGCGAAGGAAAAATAAGGCATGTCGGCCTTTCCAATGAAACACCTTGGGGTATTATGCGCTGTTTGGAGGAAAGCAAAGTACATGTCACACTCCCTAGAATGATTACCGTTCAGAACCCATATAGTTTGTTGAACCGATTGTTCGAAGTGGGGAATTCCGAAGTGGCACATCGGGAAAAAATAGGACTGTTGGCGTATTCTCCCTTGGGTTTCGGTATGCTAAGCGGAAAATACTTGGGAGACCGAAAACCAGAGCACTCCAGGTTGGCATTGTTTCCTGAATTCAATAGGTATAGTGGGGCAAATGCCGTGCGCGCCACAGAAAAATATTACGAACTTGCGCAGCAAAACGACCTTTCCCTTACGCAAATGGCGCTCGCCTATGTCAATTCCAGACCTTTCTTGACGAGTAATATCATTGGTGCATCCACCCTAAAACAGCTTGCTGAAAATATCGGAAGTATCGACGTATCCCTTAGTGATGAGGTATTGGCCGGTATCGAGGCCATTCACGAAGAGATTCCAAATCCATCCCCATAA
- a CDS encoding T9SS type B sorting domain-containing protein, producing MPDLPKNKGSLKNLFWLFALCCITSIFAYVLPENLIPEAPATIENRPLIGPHPLTGISDNVVVCSVDGTESHEIYLCGLNDERLLTTNIPDLKQIVWAKFLEGSCADASPNCSNSAPNCTWVQQSTDTQFNVAEPGDYRILVQYNDNSSERFYFKVYGNGLNPTAVIQNIDCGSPGNISVNNVPSNYEFSINNGASWQSSNVFSISSVSNYSIQIRRNDGNDGCTFELNDLAVANNSIDATTTVLPITCNTAKGGIEVAIATSSSNYIYTLTQGGNLINDSGPTGSNYTFSNLDAGIYDLEITLASVSNCVWNGTVTVPNFQNIQPNVVVTKNIDCSDGVLNVTQSGGVSPFEYSIDGGSSYLSFSAGNQTTIPISVAGSYSVSVRDANACVIIADPVQVNSEPEITYTVTPKDISCNGTDDGSITVDVTNTQGYSITYSIDGGTSYQTSNVFSNLAAGSYTVSIRKEKAGGSCDINATSVNVDPSPTFTASASVTQQIDCTTGSATLSVGIDTGGTAPFEYSLNGADFQNATDFSGLGAGTYTVTVKDANDCTTTADQTINAGSNPSDVSFTVSNRNCTSGEADVQLSVTGGNAPFTYSITAPMTLTAPDDTFEGLAPNTYTFEITANDGCKIVRNYTLDGPIKFSSTVTVKNNVSCATPGTSDGSLDITITDFDTTFDVVIEDGTGTPTGFSVSGATSSPLTISGLPADTYTIRINDQSGPCQQVESVTVAAPASALAVDSIALTHMNCGTPGSATIEASGGWGSYLYFVRQPDGTATPAQSNKTIIGLTQPGIHTVVVTDVNGCSYDSETFELLDQGGPTSVVDATASNYCYSTATKGILKIDVTDGEAPYFYTVNNGTPQAVPGGTFTLTDLTPDAYEIKVIGNNGCETIVADTEIAGQLFATAQITKPLGCGASPDAIIQVTPQEGYPDPDYSYEVSIDGGGFTATTVPYSSGTAGSFVFRVTDSKGCSAETDPVITEVAPALIATENISDTACGTDGTGSVELVGQGGTPPFRYSFEGSTFTTKSLYTGLDATDYNYTVRDALGCEVNKTITIGADDAITADVSHTDITCDPLNGGTQWGNTNINNVQNATGLITIELVRVRNEADYLATGWSRVYRRRENIDMSTRPGGWNERMHWPQWFFVRITDERGCTYESDFYKIDQPPLPWFQKNQADLDQSCANGATFEIEVGDPTGLVGPFEYRIWPYDPDNPPGWRSFEVAAENEALGEDTDVGAFERDLRVSGLLFGVNYGITIRDVNTGCQRWRNLGAIAAPSDDSTFDVVTEFQGKVCREDNNGEARFTITGAGDNDSDGTQRVDWRIYNAHRPTNTAFHQNGTANDGGLGGDIIVDVNGLRGGWYVIEVTSESGCVSGNRFPIYTPKKLVLELDQNVPATCTTGNQIGVTATGGWNDETNYNRRNKLYQNWHPYEYAFVVNGTDPNTLPASEWQNQPSKEVFPSAYDGTNNSYQVYVRDGGGCIKGLSGPITLTRDAQPQITGIDVPNRCSSTNEIYTVNATIVDGEGANVYIWDGEVTTAITKNLGPGNHTLVVRDENGCIATENIFIYPQMVAKANITQAVQCIPANSGEVTLDVYGGSTDYTFERTDNSETNTTGVFTGLTHSTTYSFTVTDNQSGCPAQTVTVTLDAPQTPVFQIRTPVQNLSCFGANDGRVIVEQVPGSDNLDVAYEYSIDGNPYQVSNIFENLAPGSHTVSVRSAKNCIQTLPAFTISQPKALQLATPTISPFTCTASNTLGQATVTASITDGLGDDTGTAPYNYSFNGSSFSGNNSFDLPYTNTVQTVIIDVIDANGCTDQTTVNIPAAQKVTATITETQAMTCVNDAIINVMGANGTGIPNYETRELPSGNLINGTGHGTITILAGNPGTYTYELTDTATGCSARVEYVIAPFDNISATATKIADITCRGEANGELEFTVTGFGTDFTYEVFNVNNTTTPFIAAGPSSTATGATSIDTLPTGTFFVRVTDGDTGCTADTEHITIQSPTFALDFNWAITQQLSCSPGSDAQVTATPEGGWGGYEFRLVDPATPGVPIQDFAANNIFNNLTSGINYELTLRDGQGCANVTQTVSVPEIDVITITPDVMNDPSCPDATDGSISVTATRTNGPSNYQYILNNTGTGVSSVAQNGNVFNGLAEGTYTVTVTDGRGCDNTTGTITLTDPAEVTIDATISIAPSCTPNSAEITVSAGGGTSGTYEYRQVSPTLGAWQASPVFSGLGPDTYAFEARDAVNVACPSPLQVVRTITLIEPLEVAVDVSNTTINCNGESDAVLVATASKGLGGYQYQLEVNGTLQGTPQDSGIFENLGQGTYRIYVTSGADCTAYSREIQIAEPPLLQATLGTVTHVSCFGEDDGTITVNVSGGVAPYSYSISSEPQKSVEANIFENLAGGDYTVIVQDQNGCQVVVEAIPVIAPTAPLAADVVRVEDEECSTDNNGLIELNLSGGTAPYAYSVGNPNGTFTDVSGANLILSDLDGGYYEIYLRDANGCTLPVVQEVRLGVDLSASHETVYECLDGEAHSITTVRVLDESVQNYYFALDAADPYMPTATDHTQDSPIFEGLSEGVHTISIVHEGGCIEVLDTIQISLPETVSLTLEQGSINEILVSASGGDGNYTYYFEAMPQATGSYYINRDGLYTVRVTDGKGCEAAVQVNMNFIDIEIPNFFTPNNDGFKDVWSIKNNEAFPNMFVSIFDRYGRTIKKFIGNGDWDGTYNNTDLPAGDYWYVIKLNGENDEREFVGHFSIYR from the coding sequence ATGCCCGACTTACCGAAAAACAAAGGCTCTCTAAAGAACCTGTTTTGGCTATTCGCACTTTGCTGCATAACTTCGATTTTCGCTTACGTATTGCCCGAAAACCTTATACCTGAAGCGCCGGCTACCATCGAAAATCGGCCACTTATAGGTCCACACCCATTGACCGGAATTTCAGACAACGTCGTAGTCTGTAGTGTTGACGGAACAGAGTCGCATGAAATCTACCTCTGCGGTTTGAACGACGAGCGTTTGTTGACGACAAACATCCCGGACCTCAAACAAATCGTTTGGGCCAAATTCCTAGAGGGCAGTTGCGCTGATGCAAGCCCCAATTGCTCCAATAGCGCTCCAAACTGCACTTGGGTACAACAGAGTACCGATACCCAGTTCAACGTGGCCGAGCCCGGCGATTATCGCATCTTAGTGCAATACAATGACAACAGCAGCGAACGATTTTATTTTAAAGTGTACGGTAACGGACTCAATCCGACGGCCGTTATCCAAAATATAGATTGCGGCAGTCCCGGCAATATCTCGGTGAACAATGTACCTTCGAACTACGAATTCAGTATCAACAACGGAGCGTCCTGGCAATCATCAAACGTATTTTCGATTAGTTCTGTAAGCAATTACTCCATACAAATCCGTCGAAATGATGGAAATGACGGCTGTACCTTTGAATTGAACGATTTGGCCGTGGCCAACAACAGCATCGATGCCACGACTACAGTACTGCCCATCACCTGCAATACGGCGAAAGGAGGTATTGAAGTAGCAATTGCCACCTCCTCTTCAAATTACATTTATACTCTAACCCAAGGCGGTAACCTTATTAACGATTCCGGTCCTACAGGAAGTAATTATACCTTTTCCAATCTTGATGCAGGAATTTACGATCTCGAAATTACCTTGGCCAGCGTTTCCAATTGCGTGTGGAACGGCACGGTAACAGTTCCCAATTTTCAGAATATTCAGCCCAATGTGGTCGTCACCAAAAATATTGATTGTTCGGATGGTGTCCTGAACGTGACTCAGTCAGGCGGGGTCTCCCCGTTTGAATATAGTATTGACGGCGGGTCGAGCTATTTGTCTTTTTCCGCGGGAAACCAGACCACCATACCCATCTCGGTAGCCGGAAGCTATTCTGTATCGGTACGTGATGCCAATGCCTGCGTTATCATCGCAGATCCTGTACAAGTAAATTCCGAGCCGGAAATAACATACACTGTTACCCCGAAAGATATTAGCTGTAACGGAACGGATGACGGAAGCATCACTGTAGACGTCACTAATACCCAGGGGTATTCGATTACGTATAGCATAGATGGCGGCACAAGCTATCAGACCTCCAACGTCTTTAGCAATTTGGCCGCCGGAAGTTATACTGTGAGCATCCGTAAAGAAAAAGCAGGAGGTTCCTGTGATATCAACGCAACTTCGGTCAATGTCGATCCTAGTCCGACTTTTACGGCTAGCGCGAGCGTCACACAACAGATTGATTGTACGACCGGCTCGGCCACACTATCCGTCGGGATTGATACTGGCGGGACGGCACCTTTTGAGTACAGTTTGAACGGTGCGGATTTCCAAAACGCGACCGACTTTTCGGGATTAGGTGCGGGTACTTATACGGTGACCGTCAAGGACGCCAATGATTGTACCACGACCGCCGACCAAACGATTAATGCGGGATCGAACCCTTCGGATGTTTCCTTTACCGTAAGCAACCGCAATTGCACGTCAGGAGAGGCCGATGTGCAGCTAAGCGTTACAGGAGGAAACGCGCCTTTTACTTATAGCATCACAGCGCCGATGACGCTGACCGCTCCGGATGACACTTTTGAAGGTCTGGCCCCCAACACTTATACCTTTGAAATTACGGCAAATGATGGTTGTAAAATCGTTCGAAATTACACCTTGGACGGCCCTATCAAGTTCAGCTCGACCGTAACGGTAAAAAATAATGTTTCCTGCGCGACGCCTGGTACCTCTGACGGCAGCTTGGACATTACAATTACCGATTTCGACACTACCTTCGATGTGGTGATCGAAGACGGCACGGGAACCCCGACCGGATTTAGCGTTTCAGGTGCGACCAGTTCTCCCCTAACCATCTCTGGACTACCCGCAGATACGTATACGATACGCATCAACGACCAGTCGGGACCTTGCCAACAAGTAGAGTCCGTAACTGTTGCGGCTCCCGCCTCAGCCCTTGCCGTAGACTCAATAGCACTTACGCATATGAATTGCGGCACTCCGGGTAGCGCTACCATCGAAGCCTCGGGCGGATGGGGAAGTTACCTCTATTTCGTGCGCCAACCGGATGGAACCGCAACCCCTGCACAAAGCAACAAAACCATAATCGGACTAACCCAACCCGGCATCCATACCGTTGTGGTTACTGATGTGAACGGGTGTTCCTACGATAGCGAGACCTTTGAACTGTTGGATCAAGGTGGACCAACATCAGTGGTAGACGCAACTGCCTCGAACTACTGCTACAGTACCGCCACCAAAGGCATTTTAAAAATCGATGTGACGGATGGCGAAGCCCCTTATTTCTATACCGTGAACAATGGTACGCCCCAAGCGGTTCCAGGAGGTACGTTTACCTTGACCGACCTTACACCAGATGCTTATGAAATCAAGGTAATTGGCAACAACGGTTGCGAGACCATCGTTGCCGATACGGAAATCGCCGGACAGCTTTTCGCCACTGCGCAAATTACCAAACCTTTAGGTTGCGGTGCATCGCCGGATGCTATTATTCAAGTTACACCCCAAGAGGGCTATCCCGATCCCGATTATAGCTACGAGGTAAGCATTGATGGAGGAGGATTTACAGCCACTACAGTGCCCTATTCCAGTGGGACCGCGGGTTCCTTCGTTTTCAGGGTTACCGATAGTAAAGGTTGTTCTGCGGAAACCGATCCTGTAATCACTGAGGTAGCCCCAGCACTAATCGCTACTGAGAACATCTCCGATACCGCCTGTGGTACAGATGGTACCGGCTCGGTAGAATTGGTAGGTCAGGGAGGTACCCCACCTTTTCGCTACAGTTTTGAAGGAAGCACCTTTACGACGAAGAGCCTCTATACCGGACTAGACGCTACTGATTACAACTACACCGTTAGGGATGCTTTAGGCTGTGAGGTAAACAAGACGATAACCATCGGTGCCGATGATGCCATCACGGCCGATGTCTCCCACACCGATATTACCTGCGACCCGTTGAATGGGGGCACCCAGTGGGGCAATACCAATATCAACAACGTACAAAACGCTACGGGCCTCATCACTATAGAATTGGTAAGGGTTCGCAACGAAGCCGATTATTTGGCCACAGGCTGGTCCAGAGTATACCGCAGGCGCGAAAATATCGATATGTCTACCCGTCCCGGAGGATGGAACGAACGCATGCATTGGCCGCAATGGTTCTTTGTGAGAATTACAGACGAGAGAGGTTGTACCTATGAATCTGATTTTTATAAGATCGACCAACCACCCTTACCCTGGTTTCAAAAGAATCAAGCCGATTTGGATCAAAGTTGTGCCAATGGCGCCACATTTGAAATCGAGGTCGGTGACCCGACCGGGCTCGTTGGTCCTTTTGAGTATCGTATTTGGCCTTACGATCCGGATAATCCTCCAGGTTGGAGAAGCTTTGAAGTCGCAGCGGAAAACGAAGCGCTGGGAGAAGATACTGATGTGGGTGCCTTTGAAAGGGATTTACGGGTAAGCGGCCTTTTGTTCGGCGTGAATTATGGAATTACCATTCGTGACGTCAATACCGGCTGTCAACGTTGGCGCAATTTGGGTGCCATTGCCGCACCATCTGACGATTCCACCTTTGATGTAGTCACTGAGTTTCAAGGAAAGGTATGTCGTGAAGACAATAATGGGGAGGCAAGATTTACCATAACCGGAGCTGGCGATAACGATTCGGACGGTACGCAACGGGTAGACTGGCGTATCTATAATGCCCATAGACCTACCAATACCGCGTTCCATCAAAATGGCACCGCTAATGACGGAGGTCTGGGTGGCGATATTATCGTTGATGTCAACGGCTTAAGAGGCGGCTGGTACGTGATTGAAGTTACATCCGAATCAGGTTGTGTCTCAGGAAATCGATTCCCGATCTATACTCCTAAAAAACTAGTACTGGAGCTTGATCAAAATGTTCCGGCAACCTGTACGACAGGGAATCAAATCGGCGTAACGGCCACCGGCGGATGGAACGACGAAACCAATTACAATCGACGAAACAAGCTGTATCAGAACTGGCATCCTTATGAGTACGCTTTTGTGGTCAATGGTACCGACCCGAATACGCTACCGGCTTCGGAATGGCAAAACCAGCCTTCCAAAGAAGTCTTTCCAAGCGCTTACGATGGCACGAACAATAGCTATCAGGTCTATGTTCGCGATGGCGGGGGCTGTATCAAGGGCTTGTCCGGTCCTATCACCCTCACCCGAGATGCCCAGCCGCAAATCACGGGAATCGATGTACCGAACAGGTGCTCCTCAACCAACGAAATATATACCGTAAACGCCACTATCGTTGACGGCGAGGGAGCGAATGTATACATCTGGGATGGTGAGGTGACTACCGCCATAACGAAAAATCTAGGCCCTGGCAACCATACCTTGGTCGTGCGGGATGAAAATGGATGTATCGCCACCGAAAATATCTTTATCTATCCCCAAATGGTGGCTAAAGCCAATATCACCCAAGCAGTACAGTGCATTCCTGCAAATAGTGGGGAAGTGACCTTGGACGTATATGGCGGTTCAACGGATTATACCTTTGAACGTACCGATAACTCGGAAACGAACACCACCGGTGTTTTTACGGGACTGACGCATTCAACTACCTATTCGTTTACCGTTACCGACAACCAATCGGGTTGCCCGGCACAAACGGTGACGGTTACGCTCGATGCCCCTCAGACACCGGTTTTTCAAATCCGGACACCGGTTCAGAATTTAAGCTGTTTTGGAGCCAATGACGGCAGGGTCATCGTGGAACAGGTCCCCGGTTCGGATAATCTTGACGTCGCCTACGAATACAGTATCGATGGAAACCCATACCAAGTTTCCAATATTTTCGAAAACTTGGCCCCCGGATCCCATACGGTAAGCGTGCGTTCGGCGAAAAACTGTATACAGACCTTACCGGCCTTTACCATAAGCCAGCCCAAAGCATTGCAATTGGCCACCCCGACGATCTCCCCGTTCACTTGTACGGCGAGCAATACCCTCGGGCAAGCTACGGTTACGGCATCCATCACCGATGGTCTTGGTGACGATACCGGTACGGCTCCGTACAACTACAGTTTTAACGGCAGTAGTTTTAGCGGTAACAATAGCTTTGACCTTCCCTATACCAATACCGTGCAAACGGTGATCATTGATGTCATCGATGCAAATGGATGTACAGACCAAACCACGGTCAACATTCCCGCGGCCCAAAAGGTAACAGCCACAATTACCGAAACACAGGCCATGACCTGTGTTAACGATGCCATCATCAACGTGATGGGCGCCAATGGTACGGGTATCCCGAACTATGAAACCAGAGAGCTGCCGTCGGGCAACCTGATCAATGGCACGGGCCATGGCACTATTACCATCCTGGCCGGAAACCCAGGAACCTATACCTATGAACTTACCGATACCGCCACGGGCTGTAGCGCAAGGGTCGAGTACGTCATCGCTCCGTTCGATAATATATCAGCCACGGCAACCAAAATAGCCGATATTACCTGCCGCGGGGAAGCGAACGGGGAATTGGAGTTTACCGTAACTGGTTTTGGTACTGATTTCACCTATGAGGTATTCAACGTCAACAATACCACGACACCCTTCATAGCAGCAGGCCCATCTAGTACGGCAACAGGAGCTACTAGTATTGATACATTACCTACGGGGACCTTTTTCGTAAGGGTTACCGATGGCGATACCGGCTGTACGGCAGATACCGAGCATATCACCATTCAATCCCCCACTTTTGCCTTAGACTTCAACTGGGCCATAACGCAACAATTGAGCTGTAGCCCAGGAAGCGATGCCCAAGTTACGGCCACGCCGGAAGGTGGTTGGGGCGGTTATGAGTTCCGTTTGGTAGATCCGGCAACCCCAGGGGTTCCCATTCAGGATTTTGCCGCGAACAATATTTTCAACAACCTCACCTCTGGTATCAATTATGAATTGACGCTCAGGGATGGACAAGGTTGTGCAAATGTGACCCAGACGGTTTCCGTCCCTGAAATAGATGTCATCACCATTACCCCGGATGTCATGAACGACCCAAGCTGTCCGGACGCTACCGACGGAAGCATCAGTGTGACCGCGACCAGGACCAATGGCCCTTCAAACTATCAATACATTCTGAACAATACCGGCACGGGAGTCAGCAGTGTGGCACAAAATGGCAACGTGTTCAACGGTCTGGCCGAAGGAACCTACACCGTTACCGTGACCGATGGCCGCGGTTGTGATAATACGACCGGAACCATCACCCTCACCGATCCGGCCGAAGTAACCATAGATGCCACCATTTCGATAGCACCGAGTTGTACGCCCAATTCGGCGGAAATCACGGTATCTGCCGGTGGCGGAACCAGTGGCACTTACGAGTATAGACAGGTTTCCCCAACACTAGGGGCATGGCAAGCCAGCCCGGTATTTTCAGGGCTAGGTCCCGATACTTACGCTTTCGAAGCAAGGGATGCGGTGAACGTAGCCTGTCCGTCGCCACTACAGGTAGTACGTACCATCACGCTCATCGAACCATTGGAAGTAGCGGTTGATGTTTCGAATACGACCATCAATTGTAACGGGGAGAGCGATGCGGTTCTGGTGGCTACCGCCTCCAAAGGATTGGGCGGATACCAATACCAACTAGAGGTCAACGGAACCTTACAGGGAACCCCGCAAGATTCCGGAATTTTTGAAAACCTCGGGCAGGGCACCTATCGTATTTACGTGACTAGCGGTGCAGATTGTACGGCATACTCACGGGAAATCCAAATAGCGGAACCACCGCTACTGCAAGCGACTTTGGGTACCGTGACCCATGTAAGCTGTTTTGGAGAAGACGATGGTACGATTACCGTTAATGTTAGCGGCGGCGTTGCCCCGTACAGTTACAGTATTTCTTCGGAACCGCAGAAATCGGTTGAGGCAAATATATTTGAAAACTTGGCAGGCGGCGATTATACCGTTATCGTTCAAGACCAAAACGGTTGTCAGGTCGTAGTCGAAGCGATTCCCGTTATCGCACCTACGGCACCGCTCGCAGCGGATGTCGTTCGCGTGGAGGATGAGGAATGTTCTACGGACAACAACGGCCTGATCGAACTGAATCTCTCTGGAGGAACCGCTCCCTATGCTTACAGCGTCGGCAATCCCAATGGCACCTTTACGGATGTGTCCGGGGCTAACCTGATACTTTCCGATTTGGATGGCGGATACTATGAAATATACCTTCGTGATGCAAACGGCTGTACCCTTCCCGTAGTCCAGGAGGTACGCTTAGGGGTAGACCTCAGCGCTAGCCACGAAACCGTGTATGAATGTCTGGACGGCGAGGCGCACAGCATCACTACAGTGAGGGTGTTGGATGAAAGCGTGCAGAACTACTATTTTGCCCTTGATGCCGCAGACCCGTACATGCCCACCGCGACCGACCATACCCAGGACAGTCCGATATTCGAAGGCTTGAGTGAAGGTGTACATACCATAAGTATTGTACACGAAGGCGGTTGTATCGAAGTTTTGGATACTATACAGATTTCCCTACCCGAGACCGTATCGTTGACCTTGGAACAGGGAAGCATCAATGAAATTTTGGTTTCCGCATCCGGCGGCGACGGGAATTATACCTATTATTTTGAGGCAATGCCCCAGGCCACTGGCTCCTATTACATAAATCGTGACGGCCTGTATACGGTTCGGGTCACCGATGGCAAGGGATGTGAAGCGGCTGTTCAGGTAAATATGAATTTCATCGATATTGAAATCCCGAACTTTTTCACACCAAATAACGACGGTTTTAAGGATGTCTGGAGCATAAAGAACAATGAGGCGTTCCCGAATATGTTCGTATCCATTTTTGACAGGTACGGCAGAACCATCAAAAAATTCATCGGAAACGGAGATTGGGACGGCACCTACAACAATACCGATTTACCGGCAGGCGATTATTGGTATGTCATTAAACTGAATGGCGAAAATGACGAACGGGAATTCGTGGGGCACTTTTCAATCTATCGATAG
- the radA gene encoding DNA repair protein RadA — MAKTKTAFFCQNCGTQYAKWVGQCSACKEWNTVVEEVVQKEEKKGWNAPSNSKRKIAKPLRVNEISTEKELRLDTFDLEFNRVLGGGLVPGSLVLLGGEPGVGKSTLILQIALKLPYKTLYVSGEESQKQIKMRADRIHPASETCLILTETKTQNIFQQIEATEPDIVVIDSIQTLHSDYIESAAGSISQIRECTAELIKFAKETNTPVILIGHITKDGSIAGPKILEHMVDTVLQFEGDRNYVYRILRALKNRFGSTAELGIYEMQGSGLRQVNNPSEILISKNDEGLSGTAIASTVEGMRPLMIEIQALVSTAVYGTPQRSTTGYNAKRLNMLLAVLEKRAGFKLGAKDVFLNITGGISVDDPAIDLAVIAAILSSNSDIPIEKGICFAAEVGLAGEIRPVQRVEQRILEAEKLGFTTIYVSKNNKMGLKHTKIEVKLATRIEDVVGDLFA; from the coding sequence ATGGCCAAGACCAAAACAGCTTTTTTTTGTCAAAATTGTGGGACGCAGTACGCCAAATGGGTCGGACAATGTTCGGCCTGCAAGGAATGGAATACCGTTGTCGAAGAGGTCGTTCAAAAAGAGGAAAAGAAGGGTTGGAATGCGCCTTCGAATAGCAAACGGAAAATTGCGAAACCCCTCCGTGTTAATGAAATCAGTACGGAAAAAGAACTTCGATTGGATACGTTCGACCTCGAATTCAATAGGGTTCTGGGCGGCGGACTTGTACCTGGGTCGTTGGTGCTTTTGGGCGGGGAACCTGGTGTGGGCAAAAGCACGCTAATACTTCAAATCGCCCTAAAATTACCTTACAAAACCTTGTATGTTTCAGGCGAAGAAAGCCAAAAGCAGATCAAGATGCGGGCAGATCGTATTCATCCTGCAAGCGAAACCTGCCTAATTCTTACGGAGACCAAGACACAGAATATCTTTCAACAGATAGAGGCTACAGAACCCGATATCGTCGTCATCGACTCTATTCAAACCCTGCACTCTGATTATATCGAATCGGCAGCCGGAAGTATTTCACAGATACGGGAATGTACGGCCGAATTGATCAAATTCGCCAAGGAAACCAATACCCCGGTCATCTTGATCGGCCATATTACCAAAGACGGTTCGATCGCGGGGCCTAAAATCCTGGAACATATGGTCGATACCGTTTTACAGTTCGAGGGTGACCGCAATTACGTGTACCGTATTCTACGTGCGCTTAAAAACCGCTTTGGTTCTACCGCGGAGTTGGGCATCTACGAAATGCAGGGCAGTGGCTTACGGCAAGTGAACAATCCCTCCGAAATATTGATTTCAAAAAACGATGAGGGTTTGAGTGGTACGGCAATCGCCTCGACCGTTGAGGGCATGCGACCGCTGATGATAGAAATTCAGGCCCTCGTGAGTACGGCAGTTTATGGCACCCCGCAGCGTTCTACCACGGGTTACAATGCCAAACGCTTGAACATGCTTTTGGCGGTTTTGGAAAAACGGGCGGGCTTTAAGCTAGGTGCTAAAGACGTTTTCCTGAACATTACGGGGGGTATCTCCGTTGATGACCCGGCAATTGATCTGGCGGTCATCGCAGCCATCCTCTCCAGTAATTCCGATATTCCCATTGAAAAAGGCATTTGTTTCGCGGCAGAGGTGGGACTTGCAGGTGAAATTCGTCCTGTACAACGCGTAGAGCAGCGCATATTAGAGGCCGAAAAACTGGGTTTTACAACCATTTATGTCTCCAAAAACAATAAAATGGGATTGAAACACACCAAAATCGAAGTGAAATTAGCCACCCGCATCGAGGATGTGGTGGGTGATTTATTTGCTTAA